Below is a genomic region from Gadus morhua chromosome 4, gadMor3.0, whole genome shotgun sequence.
TGTGATCTGCTGTTGATCAGAACCTTCCGGATCATGGACGACAACAACAGCCGCAGTCTGGATGCCAAGGAGTTTGTGAAGGGCCTGAGCGACTACGGAGTCCTCATGGAGAAGGCGGAGGCCTTGAGCCTCTTCGAGCTCTTTGACCGCGATGGCAGCGGCATGATCGACTTTGATGAGTTCCTCATCACACTCAGGGTAATGACATGGTGGATTTAATGTCCCTTAACCCCTtaacctgaccttaaccctcaGGGTAATGGCATGGTGGATTGAATGTCCCTTAACCCCTTAATCTAACGCTCAGGGTAATGACATGGTAGAATGAATATCCCTtaacctgaccttaaccctcaGAGTAATGACATGGTGGATTGAATATCCCTTAACCCCTTAATCTGACATTAAaggccaatcccatttctaccccttcccccttccccttccccttcccccttccccttaccccttcaaaacaagggggaggggtaaggggaaggggtaaggggtagaaatgggattgggcctcaaGATGTGGGGACATGGTAGAATGAATGTCCCCTTACCCTAAACCCCTaacctgaccttaaccattaggGTGATGATATGGTGGAATTAATGTCCCCTAAACCAAACCCTTTCACCTGACCCTAACACTCAGGGAAAGGACATGGTAGAATGAATGTCCCTCAACCCCTTAACCTGGCCTTAACACTCAGGGAAAGGACATGGTAGGATTAATGTCCCCTAAACCTTCCTTACCTTACCCTTTGACACACAGCCGCCCATGTCCAACGCAAGAAAGGGGGTGATTATGGAGGCCTTTCGGAAACTGGATAAGACGGGCGACGGCGTGATCACGATCGACGACCTCAGGGGCGTCTAcaacaccaaacaccaccccAAGTACCAGAACGGGGAATGGACCGAAGACCAGATATTCCGCAAATTCTTGGACAGCTTTGACTCTCCGAACGACAAGGATGGAAAGGTGACAAATGTGTCTTGTGGTATAAAGTATATAATATAGAGAAGACATTTGGCTGGAGGTGGTTTATAATGGTTGTGGTAGCAAATTCCAAATAATTTCTTTGTAAACATTCTAAGGTTCCATAGTCCGAGAGATAAATGCTGATCATTCTGAGGAATGTACGGTTTTTTAActgtaaaatgttttttattcaggTAAGGTATGAAAATCCTGCTAAACTGTACACTAACGGCATTGTGATTAACCTTGTCTCGTTAATATCAACAATAAGCAAATATGAAACATTTGATTGGTTAAATTACTAGATTTGTCAAATATCGTTTCAAGGCTATCATCTTTGTGGGCATCGTTTATGTGCAGGTCACCAAAGAGGAGTTCCTCAATTACTACTGTGGAGTCAGCGCCTCCATCGACAGTGACGTCTACTTTATCCTGA
It encodes:
- the capslb gene encoding calcyphosine-like b, with product MAGTSRHDREMAIQSKRQLSTCSDPLERLRLQCLSRGSSGIKGLGRTFRIMDDNNSRSLDAKEFVKGLSDYGVLMEKAEALSLFELFDRDGSGMIDFDEFLITLRPPMSNARKGVIMEAFRKLDKTGDGVITIDDLRGVYNTKHHPKYQNGEWTEDQIFRKFLDSFDSPNDKDGKVTKEEFLNYYCGVSASIDSDVYFILMMKNAWKL